In Suttonella indologenes, one genomic interval encodes:
- a CDS encoding transposase, translating to MRDLFFCLSPDTLYGAVSELSDCLEKRYNITLLTGKKKNMKSPPQSPEQKRLLKQRCVIETIFDQLKNLCQIEYTRHRSEKGFLLNLISGLTAYCLFPYKPQMFGKNALAAAK from the coding sequence TTGAGAGACCTTTTCTTTTGCCTCTCACCAGACACACTTTATGGGGCGGTATCAGAGTTAAGCGATTGCTTAGAAAAGAGATACAACATCACTTTACTGACAGGCAAGAAAAAGAATATGAAATCCCCGCCCCAAAGTCCTGAACAAAAAAGGTTGTTAAAACAAAGATGTGTTATTGAAACAATTTTTGATCAGTTAAAGAATCTATGCCAAATTGAATATACTCGCCATCGTTCAGAGAAGGGATTTTTGTTGAATCTGATTTCTGGATTAACAGCATATTGCTTGTTTCCGTATAAGCCGCAGATGTTTGGGAAGAATGCTTTGGCGGCTGCTAAATAG
- a CDS encoding OsmC family protein encodes MTHIADIRYQGELHNELQHLPSKRIIHTDAPTDNQGKGEAFSPTDLLASALAACVMTMMGMKAKSIGIELTGAHAQISKEMAANPRRVSAIRLQIYLPANLDGDTREILEQTALHCPVAYSLSSELTQDMQFHYTL; translated from the coding sequence ATGACACACATTGCCGACATCCGCTACCAAGGCGAACTGCATAATGAACTGCAACACCTGCCGAGCAAGCGCATCATTCATACGGATGCGCCCACCGACAATCAGGGCAAAGGCGAAGCCTTTTCACCTACGGATTTGCTCGCATCCGCCCTTGCCGCCTGTGTTATGACCATGATGGGCATGAAAGCCAAAAGTATAGGTATAGAACTGACCGGTGCTCATGCGCAAATCAGCAAAGAAATGGCGGCAAATCCGCGTCGCGTCAGTGCAATCCGCCTGCAAATTTATCTACCCGCTAATCTTGACGGTGATACACGCGAAATCCTCGAGCAAACCGCTCTTCATTGCCCTGTCGCCTACAGCTTAAGCAGCGAGCTCACACAAGACATGCAATTCCACTACACCCTATAA
- a CDS encoding DUF2959 domain-containing protein, which yields MKKHLLILSCTALLAACSTAYYGAMEKFGVYKRDILVNRVEDARKSQNDAKEQFDSALAQFRSIVRFDGGNLEKEYNRLQKEYDRSAAAAQEVSERIRAIEKVAQDLFKEWEKELAQYSNANLRADSQTQLNTTKQEYAQLLRSLKTVEQRMPPVLQVFHDQVLYLKHNLNARAITALHQEYRNIENNVARLIAEMNQSISEADRFISKMRQQP from the coding sequence ATGAAAAAACACCTTTTAATCCTCAGCTGCACTGCTCTGCTTGCCGCTTGCTCTACCGCCTATTACGGTGCAATGGAAAAATTCGGCGTATACAAACGCGATATTCTGGTAAACCGCGTCGAAGATGCACGCAAATCACAAAATGATGCCAAAGAACAATTTGATTCCGCCTTGGCGCAATTCCGCTCCATTGTACGCTTTGACGGCGGCAATTTGGAAAAAGAATATAACCGCCTGCAAAAAGAATACGACCGCAGTGCAGCGGCAGCACAAGAAGTCAGCGAACGCATTCGCGCAATCGAAAAAGTCGCGCAAGATTTATTTAAAGAATGGGAAAAAGAATTAGCTCAATATAGCAATGCCAATTTGCGCGCCGACAGCCAAACCCAGCTAAATACCACCAAGCAAGAATATGCTCAACTATTACGTTCGCTTAAAACGGTTGAACAAAGAATGCCACCGGTATTGCAAGTCTTCCATGATCAAGTGCTATATCTCAAACATAATCTGAATGCCCGCGCGATTACCGCTTTACATCAAGAATACCGCAACATTGAAAACAATGTCGCCCGCCTGATTGCCGAGATGAACCAATCTATCAGCGAAGCAGATCGCTTTATCAGCAAAATGCGTCAGCAACCTTAA
- a CDS encoding sensor histidine kinase gives MATLIASVITSVAMLMTYQQARQEISSQVDNRLIAEAGRIRQQYEQRSAFSLHQPVIGITERSSSESTISYCLSNDYNQDVEDSDNLFSSINNAGIVENHYLYTSHFNDLCQSTRQAIDDNMPNLLPIMKWHTHKDMMRIVITPLNNGLTLITGYDTKNERRILRRMFSTVIYSSILLIAASFFGSFYISRSITRNTKRISDSARRIVDGDFGERISIDPDDSNEMRSLANNLNHMLERLDTLISSQRQVTNNIAHDMRSPLNRLRSRMEVCLLDRNRSSAELRDAIGESIEDIDKLLQTFNAMLTIAQIEARARDDFKATDLSLICEELSELYEIFAEEDGSHYFSSQIAPNLSLFGNRQLIAQAITNLLDNAVKYTPSGGNIHLQAYEKNKHIHIAVSDNGPGIPADDRERVLQRFVRLDNSRSTPGNGLGLSMVAAATHLHDGNIRISDNNPGLKIELIIPNAATFCKKHQICGNKDKKDK, from the coding sequence GTGGCAACTCTTATTGCCTCCGTCATTACCAGTGTGGCGATGCTGATGACCTATCAGCAAGCCAGACAGGAAATCTCCTCTCAAGTCGATAACCGCTTGATTGCCGAAGCCGGCCGCATCCGCCAGCAATACGAGCAACGCAGCGCTTTCAGCTTACATCAGCCCGTTATCGGCATTACGGAACGCAGCAGCAGCGAATCCACCATATCTTATTGTTTAAGCAACGATTATAATCAAGATGTTGAAGATAGCGACAATTTATTTTCCAGCATCAACAATGCCGGCATCGTGGAAAATCATTATCTTTACACTAGTCATTTCAATGATTTATGCCAATCTACACGTCAAGCAATTGATGATAACATGCCGAATTTATTGCCGATTATGAAATGGCACACACATAAAGACATGATGCGGATTGTCATTACGCCCTTAAACAACGGACTCACCTTAATTACCGGCTACGACACCAAAAACGAACGCCGCATTTTGCGCCGCATGTTTTCTACCGTCATCTATTCCAGCATCTTGCTGATTGCCGCCAGCTTCTTCGGTTCTTTTTACATCAGCCGCTCTATTACGCGCAATACCAAACGCATCAGCGACAGCGCCAGACGCATTGTCGACGGCGATTTCGGCGAAAGGATTAGCATTGATCCGGACGACAGCAATGAAATGAGAAGTTTGGCTAATAATCTCAATCACATGCTAGAACGTCTTGACACACTTATCAGCAGCCAAAGACAAGTCACTAATAATATTGCCCATGACATGCGCAGCCCGCTGAACCGCCTGCGTAGCCGCATGGAAGTTTGTCTGCTCGACCGCAACCGCAGCAGCGCGGAATTACGCGATGCCATCGGAGAAAGCATTGAAGACATTGATAAATTACTGCAAACCTTCAATGCCATGCTTACTATCGCCCAAATCGAAGCACGTGCCCGCGACGATTTCAAAGCCACAGACCTCAGCCTGATTTGCGAAGAACTCTCCGAACTCTATGAAATCTTCGCCGAAGAAGACGGTTCGCATTATTTCAGCAGCCAAATAGCTCCTAATCTAAGTCTCTTCGGCAACCGCCAATTGATCGCCCAAGCCATTACCAATCTGTTGGATAATGCGGTCAAATACACCCCTTCAGGCGGCAACATTCATCTGCAAGCCTACGAGAAAAACAAGCACATTCATATTGCCGTCAGCGACAACGGGCCGGGCATCCCTGCCGATGACCGCGAACGCGTATTGCAACGTTTTGTCCGCCTCGACAACTCCCGCTCCACTCCGGGCAACGGCTTAGGGCTTTCTATGGTTGCCGCCGCCACCCATCTGCATGACGGCAATATTCGGATCAGCGATAACAATCCCGGGCTAAAAATCGAGCTTATCATTCCCAATGCCGCAACTTTCTGCAAAAAACATCAGATTTGCGGTAACAAAGATAAAAAAGACAAATAA
- a CDS encoding APC family permease, which yields MTKVPLAPLPDAQLLRKNLSLWHVIIIGLAYIQPMTLFDTFGLVSDASQFHVPTSYIFALVAILFTSFSYGKMIRRYPSSGSAYTYAQQAIHPNVGFMVGWSSWLDYLLSPMVNIILAMIYLQALFPAVNHWVWVVGLTGLMTAVNLRGAKFVANFNSWIVFVQLAVIAYFTYLVYSQLNAGFNADGEIAKQAGVAGLWSMQPFWTEMTDVGKLITGATLLCFSFTGFDALSSLAEETKDTERTLPKAIVLTSLMAGVIFIIATYFMQLYFPNDPATYFENIGETQPEVLKIVGGAIFQSWILGFAIITVMASGISAHAGVSRLMYVMGRDGVINKRIFGYISPTLRVPSYNILIVGVVALTAGFLDLDFVISLISFGALTAFSFVNLSVIARCVVRDKRYNNAKEIFHFLIMPTLGFISVLLLWLEVEWNALRAGLIWGVIGLVYLAIKTNGFKRPAPVHNEFK from the coding sequence TTGACAAAAGTACCTCTAGCCCCCTTGCCCGACGCCCAATTATTGCGTAAAAACTTGAGCTTATGGCATGTAATTATTATCGGTTTGGCCTATATTCAGCCGATGACTTTGTTTGATACCTTCGGCTTAGTATCAGATGCAAGCCAATTCCATGTACCGACTTCGTATATCTTTGCCCTCGTTGCTATTTTATTTACCTCATTTAGCTACGGAAAAATGATTCGTCGTTACCCTTCTTCAGGTTCGGCATACACATATGCTCAGCAAGCCATTCATCCGAATGTGGGCTTTATGGTGGGTTGGTCTTCTTGGTTGGACTATCTCCTTTCGCCGATGGTCAATATCATCCTAGCCATGATTTATCTGCAAGCCCTTTTCCCTGCAGTTAATCATTGGGTATGGGTTGTGGGACTGACCGGATTAATGACCGCCGTCAATCTACGCGGTGCCAAATTCGTGGCGAATTTCAACAGCTGGATTGTATTCGTGCAATTAGCCGTGATTGCCTACTTCACTTACCTCGTCTATTCGCAGCTTAATGCAGGATTTAATGCCGACGGCGAAATCGCCAAACAAGCCGGCGTAGCAGGTCTGTGGAGCATGCAGCCGTTTTGGACGGAAATGACCGACGTCGGCAAACTGATTACCGGCGCCACTCTGCTCTGCTTCTCTTTCACAGGCTTTGACGCCCTCAGCTCTTTGGCGGAAGAAACCAAAGACACCGAGAGAACTTTGCCCAAAGCGATTGTCTTAACCTCGCTCATGGCAGGGGTAATCTTCATCATCGCCACCTATTTCATGCAGCTTTATTTCCCTAATGACCCTGCAACTTATTTTGAAAACATCGGCGAAACCCAGCCTGAAGTGCTGAAAATCGTCGGCGGCGCCATCTTCCAATCATGGATATTAGGCTTTGCAATTATTACCGTTATGGCGTCAGGTATTTCCGCCCATGCCGGCGTATCGCGCCTGATGTATGTAATGGGACGCGACGGCGTCATCAATAAGCGTATCTTCGGCTACATCAGCCCGACGCTGCGTGTACCTTCCTACAATATTTTGATTGTCGGTGTAGTTGCGCTCACAGCGGGCTTCTTAGATTTGGATTTCGTCATTTCACTCATCAGCTTCGGCGCATTGACCGCTTTCAGCTTCGTGAATTTATCTGTGATTGCGCGCTGTGTCGTGCGCGATAAACGCTACAACAATGCTAAAGAAATCTTCCATTTCTTAATCATGCCGACCTTGGGCTTTATCTCCGTACTACTACTATGGTTGGAAGTAGAATGGAACGCCCTGCGTGCGGGATTGATATGGGGCGTTATCGGTTTAGTCTATCTGGCGATTAAAACCAATGGCTTTAAACGTCCGGCACCTGTCCATAATGAATTTAAATAA
- a CDS encoding M48 family metallopeptidase has protein sequence MSSIILPAFSFQNRDYPIKVLQRKNNRHLRLSINNNGQIRLSAPFHIRRKQLLDFLYAHQDWIQEKLKNILEIKDEHDFLGASLQLQAFLGRGSSLNGAILRLGVKNFEEKTVSAALHTWYKQQAQILLPTYLAKVLPQCPWVEKTPPIRIRRMRRQWGNCAHKGHLTFNTHLIKAAPELIEHVILHELCHLKEFNHSPRFYALMQSIDANWQDKAQRLNALTRRYIR, from the coding sequence ATGTCATCTATTATTCTCCCTGCTTTTTCATTCCAAAATCGCGATTATCCTATTAAAGTCTTACAACGTAAAAATAACCGCCATCTGCGTTTAAGCATTAATAATAACGGCCAAATCCGCCTCAGTGCCCCTTTCCATATTCGCCGCAAGCAATTACTTGATTTCTTATATGCCCATCAAGATTGGATACAAGAAAAACTGAAAAACATACTTGAAATAAAGGATGAACACGATTTTCTCGGTGCAAGCCTTCAACTTCAAGCATTTTTAGGACGCGGCAGCAGTTTAAACGGCGCCATTTTAAGACTTGGTGTGAAAAATTTTGAAGAAAAAACTGTCTCCGCCGCACTACATACTTGGTATAAACAACAAGCACAAATATTATTGCCAACTTATCTTGCCAAAGTACTGCCGCAATGTCCTTGGGTAGAAAAAACACCACCAATTCGAATTCGCCGTATGCGCCGTCAATGGGGCAATTGCGCACATAAAGGACATCTGACCTTCAATACGCATTTGATAAAAGCCGCACCGGAATTAATTGAGCACGTAATTCTTCATGAACTCTGCCACCTGAAAGAATTTAACCATAGTCCGCGTTTTTATGCACTTATGCAGAGCATCGATGCTAATTGGCAAGATAAAGCGCAGCGGCTGAATGCCCTCACGCGGCGCTATATTCGATAA